A DNA window from Gigantopelta aegis isolate Gae_Host chromosome 4, Gae_host_genome, whole genome shotgun sequence contains the following coding sequences:
- the LOC121371352 gene encoding barrier-to-autointegration factor A-like, with amino-acid sequence MSSTSQKHRNFVAEPMGDKPVTELAGIGKVLGERLSDEGFDKAYVVLGQFLVLKKNEELFQDWLKEITGANAKQQRDCYTCLKEWSDAFL; translated from the exons ATGTCGTCAACATCACAAAAACACAGAAATTTTGTGGCAGAGCCAATGGGTGATAAGCCTGTAACAGAGTTGGCAGGAATTGGTAAAGTACTTGGAGAACGACTCAGCGATGAAGGTTTTGACAAG GCTTATGTGGTACTGGGACAGTTTCTTGTCCTGAAGAAAAATGAAGAATTGTTTCAAGACTGGTTGAAAGAAATCACTGGCGCCAATGCCAAACAGCAGCGTGACTGTTACACATGTCTTAAAGAATGGAGTGATGCCTTTTTGTGA